The DNA region TTTTTTAGAACGTGATTTCATTCAATCAGCAACCATCAACCATTTTAAAATTAAAAATAATTAAAAATGGGGTGCTGATACATGTTTAAGTTTTTCTTTAAGAGAGATAAAGATTCAAATACAACAGAATTCTATTTTCATGTTAATTTTGATGTTGTTATCTCTGCTGTCATCATTGAGTTGATTAAACGATCTTTGAACATATAGCAATTTGAAAAGGGAATGTGGGTGATAATCCATGTTCCCTTTTTGTATGTCCTATTTCATTCTCATTTTGCAAGTAACTATATGTAGGGTTCAGAAATGAAACTACTAAACTTGCAGAAAAGGAATGATTTAAAATGGCAAAAACTATACTTCAAGGGACAGGAACAGTATGTAAAGGAAATCTTAATAATTACTTTGAACAAGTACCAGCTGAACTATTCGACTATATTCAGTTAGGATTGATAACACATACTGATATGGTTATTTATATTAAGTTACTACAATTGTACAATCCTAACTATGGGTACGCCTTTCCTACCATTGACCAGCTAAGATCATATACTCGTACAGGAAGTAAAGCAACTATTCATAGTAGCATTAGAAGATTATGTGAGGTTGGGCTGATAAAGAAAGGTAAAACAAATGGTGGAAATAATATCTATGTGGTATATAAGCCATTGGATACTGTTGACCTATACAATGCTGTTCCTGAGAAGGTGGAACAATTTGAGGAATTTGATATTAAGATAACAAAAGTATCAACTGATGATAAGGAACGCTATAAACAGCACCTAATAGATAAAGAAATAGTGGCACAACAGCAAAAGCAGATTTATGCGGTAGAATAGTGCAAATAATGAACGTTAATACAATCTTTCATTTATTTACTTTCTTTTATGATAGTCTTCTTTTATTTCTTATCATAGTATTCTTTTAGAGAATACAAATTAAGTATGTATTATGTATGTATGAGTAGTAAGTGTGTATAACGTTCATATTCCGCACTACAATAATGCAAATAGTGTACCACCAAAAACAATAATTTGAACTCGGTTAATCCCTCTTTTAGGTATCAGTGACTAATAACATGATAAGAATGGGCTTTGTTGAGGTTATTAGTCAGTACCATATGTGATTTACCCTTTCCTCACTAAAATATGATTTCAAAACAATACTAGACCTCTCAGAATTGAATCTGTGGGGTTTTATTTATTTTCGAATACAAAAACAAACAAATGGA from Bacillus clarus includes:
- a CDS encoding helix-turn-helix domain-containing protein, with translation MAKTILQGTGTVCKGNLNNYFEQVPAELFDYIQLGLITHTDMVIYIKLLQLYNPNYGYAFPTIDQLRSYTRTGSKATIHSSIRRLCEVGLIKKGKTNGGNNIYVVYKPLDTVDLYNAVPEKVEQFEEFDIKITKVSTDDKERYKQHLIDKEIVAQQQKQIYAVE